In the genome of Enterococcus hirae ATCC 9790, one region contains:
- a CDS encoding Cof-type HAD-IIB family hydrolase produces the protein MNRKLIAIDLDGTTLNPDSIITSKTEETLKKAINAGHHVSIATGRPFRMSYHYYQQLGLSTPMVNFNGALVHIPNQYWAHEKETSIDKRIVFEILAQKRQLNLDFIAAENRETYFIDSFDFFDEKIFAASNPSPQNLLSPKNLTTDPTSLLVRTEKCYAEQVSAELTRQFGNFVDVRTWGGPMAILEIVSKGIEKAKGVHRIANYLDIDQKDVIAFGDEHNDLELLEYAGWGVAMKNGTDQLKGVANDVTEHTNQEDGLATYLEDLLAL, from the coding sequence TTGAATAGAAAGCTCATTGCCATTGATTTAGACGGAACAACTTTAAATCCCGATTCAATCATTACTTCAAAAACTGAAGAAACATTAAAAAAAGCGATTAACGCTGGTCACCATGTCAGTATTGCTACTGGGCGCCCCTTCCGAATGAGTTATCACTATTATCAGCAATTAGGATTGTCTACACCGATGGTCAACTTTAACGGTGCTTTAGTACATATCCCTAATCAATATTGGGCTCATGAAAAAGAAACCTCGATCGATAAACGCATCGTATTCGAGATTTTAGCTCAAAAACGCCAATTGAATTTAGATTTCATTGCTGCAGAAAATCGTGAAACTTATTTTATTGACAGCTTTGATTTTTTTGATGAAAAAATTTTTGCTGCATCAAATCCTAGCCCTCAAAATTTATTATCGCCTAAAAATCTGACAACTGATCCAACCTCTTTACTGGTTCGAACAGAAAAATGCTATGCTGAACAAGTTTCAGCTGAATTAACCCGTCAATTCGGTAATTTTGTTGATGTTCGTACTTGGGGAGGACCAATGGCTATTTTAGAAATCGTTTCTAAAGGAATTGAAAAAGCCAAAGGCGTTCATCGCATTGCCAATTACCTTGATATCGATCAAAAAGATGTCATTGCTTTTGGTGACGAACATAACGATTTGGAACTATTAGAATATGCTGGCTGGGGAGTTGCAATGAAAAATGGTACCGATCAATTAAAAGGCGTTGCTAACGATGTCACTGAACACACCAACCAAGAAGATGGCTTAGCTACGTATCTAGAAGACTTATTAGCCCTTTAA